In Sulfurirhabdus autotrophica, one genomic interval encodes:
- a CDS encoding glycosyltransferase family 4 protein, whose product MTVIAKKILFVLPSLLRAGAETQVIDLVNSLDSTKFKKYLLTFEANLDQYDRIDHDHVKFIHHPRRYKFDFGVIREIARIIDEERIDLVHCSLQIALFMSLMGVKFSKRKPSLVLAVHTTVNVSRHDEWFDKFFYQWLMRICSKVIFVCGAQKTYWQSKYPFLRKRSQVIYNGVDTDYFAPAKFLDIGLAFRGTLGIPEEGRVICHIAGFRPEKGHTILLNAFSEVLKAVPNAYLVFAGDGPLRVEITHLVQEMGIEERVRFLGSLADVRPVLAASDVSVLSSTAVETFSIAMLESMSMKVPMVATDMGGTSEAVLHDETGVIVEPGDQGGLAKALANLLIEDRKRIAMGDAARTLVKNKFTKRNMVEETASVIEQCISIN is encoded by the coding sequence ATGACTGTAATTGCTAAAAAAATATTGTTTGTGCTGCCATCATTACTCCGTGCAGGGGCGGAGACGCAAGTTATCGATTTGGTAAACAGCCTGGATAGTACAAAATTCAAAAAATATTTACTGACATTTGAAGCTAATCTTGATCAATATGATCGGATTGATCATGACCATGTTAAATTTATTCACCACCCCAGAAGATATAAGTTTGATTTTGGGGTGATTCGTGAAATTGCAAGAATCATTGACGAGGAGCGGATCGATCTTGTGCATTGCTCGTTACAGATTGCTTTGTTTATGAGTCTGATGGGCGTGAAGTTTTCAAAACGTAAGCCGTCTTTGGTGCTTGCGGTGCATACCACAGTCAATGTAAGCAGACATGATGAATGGTTTGATAAGTTTTTTTATCAATGGTTGATGCGTATTTGCAGTAAAGTGATTTTTGTATGTGGCGCTCAAAAAACATACTGGCAATCAAAATATCCATTCTTGAGAAAGCGTTCTCAGGTGATTTACAACGGTGTGGATACTGACTACTTCGCACCTGCTAAATTCCTGGATATTGGTTTGGCATTCAGGGGAACATTAGGCATTCCAGAAGAGGGGCGTGTGATATGTCATATAGCCGGCTTTCGCCCTGAAAAGGGACATACGATTCTTTTAAACGCATTCTCTGAGGTGTTGAAGGCCGTTCCAAATGCATATTTGGTTTTTGCCGGTGATGGGCCTTTAAGGGTTGAAATCACCCATTTGGTACAAGAGATGGGTATTGAAGAAAGAGTGCGGTTTTTAGGGAGTCTTGCAGACGTCCGTCCTGTATTAGCTGCGTCTGACGTTTCAGTCTTGTCCTCAACTGCAGTAGAGACTTTTTCAATTGCCATGCTTGAGTCAATGTCTATGAAGGTTCCCATGGTTGCAACAGATATGGGCGGAACTTCCGAGGCCGTATTGCACGATGAGACAGGGGTGATCGTAGAACCTGGCGATCAAGGGGGGCTGGCAAAAGCATTGGCAAATTTGCTAATTGAAGATAGAAAGCGGATTGCGATGGGGGATGCAGCACGCACTTTGGTGAAAAATAAATTTACCAAGCGAAATATGGTAGAGGAAACAGCCTCTGTTATAGAACAATGTATTTCAATTAACTGA
- a CDS encoding glycosyltransferase family 4 protein yields the protein MKHKKILMMGPSIHSLGGVASVVGGYVQAGLFDRWPIVYLETHVEGSKLKKLIIAIIALWKLLRMLLMGEVALLHVHTSDKVSFWRKFIYIIFVIMARRPIVFHMHAGTFLQFYKDHCGELAKVLVRFVLNRAAYVVALSSQWKANLLSIVPDANVVCIFNSVTIPPERTVLPQQKRQRVLLFLGRLGQGKGTYDLLEAVARIRNLFPDVELRCGGDGELEKVVERARELGLEGNIKILGWVKGEQKQLQLDEAAIYVLPSYYEGLPMGVLEAMAAGVPVITTTVGGIPDVIETSVDGLLIEPGDVDALAVAIEMLLGNADLRTAMGVAAKEKIVERFSAERVLPHLEEIYLQLGAVPVKCSITLK from the coding sequence ATGAAACATAAAAAAATCCTCATGATGGGGCCGTCAATTCATTCTCTGGGGGGCGTAGCTTCCGTTGTAGGTGGGTATGTCCAGGCAGGTTTGTTTGACAGATGGCCAATTGTTTATCTTGAAACGCATGTAGAAGGATCAAAATTAAAAAAACTTATTATTGCAATTATTGCGTTATGGAAGTTGTTGCGTATGTTGTTGATGGGAGAAGTAGCTCTTTTACATGTGCATACATCTGATAAAGTCAGTTTTTGGCGTAAGTTTATTTACATTATTTTTGTGATTATGGCGAGGCGCCCGATTGTTTTTCATATGCACGCGGGCACTTTTTTGCAATTTTATAAAGATCATTGTGGCGAGCTGGCTAAAGTATTGGTTCGCTTTGTGCTAAATAGGGCTGCATATGTTGTTGCGCTATCCAGTCAATGGAAAGCGAATCTTTTAAGCATAGTGCCTGATGCTAACGTTGTTTGTATATTTAATTCTGTTACGATTCCACCAGAGCGTACAGTGTTGCCACAGCAAAAACGTCAGCGCGTACTCCTGTTTCTTGGTCGTCTTGGACAAGGAAAGGGCACCTATGATTTGTTAGAAGCGGTTGCAAGGATTCGCAATTTATTTCCTGACGTTGAACTAAGGTGCGGTGGTGATGGCGAGTTGGAAAAAGTAGTTGAACGCGCAAGGGAGTTGGGCCTTGAGGGAAATATTAAGATTTTAGGGTGGGTAAAAGGCGAGCAAAAGCAGCTACAACTTGATGAGGCAGCAATATACGTGCTGCCATCTTATTATGAAGGTTTGCCAATGGGTGTTTTGGAGGCTATGGCTGCTGGGGTGCCTGTAATTACCACGACGGTGGGTGGAATTCCAGATGTTATTGAGACTAGTGTGGATGGTCTATTAATTGAACCGGGTGATGTAGATGCGTTGGCAGTTGCAATTGAAATGCTACTTGGAAACGCTGATTTGAGAACAGCAATGGGTGTGGCAGCAAAAGAAAAGATTGTTGAGCGGTTCAGCGCAGAGCGAGTTTTGCCTCACCTTGAGGAGATATACCTCCAATTAGGCGCTGTGCCTGTAAAATGTTCAATTACTCTGAAGTAG